Proteins from a genomic interval of Ndongobacter massiliensis:
- a CDS encoding ABC-three component system protein yields the protein MEFNEWCKAMKPLVPGGLGGPSYMRELISMFTTVSEDEWTTRKDPSVLPSDATLESMFSRASSFTMKFANALLSRLNLKNLMGLIKALDLPAKKLIADNFAAYGVDVEVKDLVKQASLELVRILQKKAKQTNRNKEYEILINQWAALTDYKEELLLQSRGCLKCGRSLQISSNAKTAPAYDIIQIDESKENPTIDDFAVLCPECAAQYNLSHTPEQQKNLYEKKSLLKQQEKLEQAAVPMHLDKEITALLVALKDIPAAKKQTDPKYNAYPLKTKIADEELMLQARDAMAIYKSFIDTQLKSLDSSGVLDFERIRNQVRGMWLELKRLQVEQPLAFKKITEWMSHETGSGEYICAIVVCYFIQICEVFSPRKEAISDETAE from the coding sequence TTGGAATTTAATGAATGGTGTAAAGCTATGAAACCGCTCGTTCCGGGTGGTCTCGGCGGACCTTCTTATATGAGAGAACTCATTTCCATGTTCACGACGGTATCGGAAGATGAGTGGACAACCAGAAAAGATCCGTCCGTTCTACCCAGCGATGCCACTTTAGAGTCGATGTTTTCAAGAGCGTCATCCTTTACGATGAAATTTGCTAATGCGCTTTTATCACGTCTGAACCTAAAAAACTTGATGGGGTTGATCAAAGCCCTGGATCTACCCGCGAAAAAGCTAATAGCAGATAATTTCGCCGCCTATGGTGTTGACGTTGAGGTTAAGGATCTCGTTAAGCAGGCAAGCTTAGAACTTGTCAGGATTTTGCAAAAGAAAGCAAAACAGACAAACCGAAATAAAGAATACGAAATACTAATCAATCAATGGGCGGCCTTAACCGACTACAAAGAAGAGTTGTTGCTTCAATCCAGAGGTTGTCTTAAGTGCGGTAGATCTTTACAAATTTCATCCAATGCCAAGACGGCTCCTGCCTATGACATCATTCAGATTGATGAGAGCAAAGAAAATCCAACCATTGATGATTTTGCAGTTTTATGCCCGGAGTGCGCCGCTCAATACAACTTAAGCCATACGCCGGAACAACAAAAAAATCTGTATGAGAAAAAATCGCTGCTTAAGCAACAAGAGAAACTTGAACAAGCGGCAGTTCCCATGCATTTAGACAAAGAAATCACGGCTTTACTGGTTGCTTTGAAAGATATTCCGGCAGCTAAAAAACAAACGGATCCCAAATATAATGCCTATCCTTTAAAAACAAAAATCGCAGACGAGGAGCTGATGCTCCAAGCCCGCGATGCGATGGCTATTTACAAATCTTTTATTGACACACAACTGAAGAGCTTGGACTCATCCGGCGTTTTGGATTTTGAAAGAATACGCAATCAAGTAAGAGGCATGTGGCTTGAACTAAAGCGGCTGCAGGTTGAGCAGCCTTTAGCCTTCAAAAAGATAACAGAATGGATGAGTCACGAAACAGGATCAGGTGAGTATATCTGCGCCATTGTAGTTTGTTATTTCATACAAATATGTGAGGTCTTTTCGCCTCGCAAGGAGGCTATTTCTGATGAGACTGCCGAATAA
- a CDS encoding ABC-three component system middle component 7 encodes MRLPNKLYTYEESTLSNFPIILRAIGKDGISVADLSQRIAGEVGGVLELIEELALLLSIQEITIDEKSEVILRAH; translated from the coding sequence ATGAGACTGCCGAATAAACTTTATACCTATGAAGAAAGCACATTATCTAATTTCCCCATCATCTTACGGGCTATTGGGAAAGATGGCATTTCTGTAGCGGATTTATCCCAGAGAATTGCTGGTGAGGTTGGTGGAGTTCTTGAACTTATTGAAGAGCTTGCTTTGCTTCTTTCAATTCAAGAAATAACGATAGACGAAAAAAGCGAGGTGATCTTGCGTGCTCATTAG
- a CDS encoding DUF2326 domain-containing protein, translating to MLISIWSDKFIEDEKQRPPIIFHGGLNMIEGGAKAENSIGKSTVLYIIDFVFAGKDFLTTDTITLPQAVGHHTIYFTLKFGEDYYYLSRDTLRHGFISIYADDTYQEKSGEWTIDDYKLFLAEQYGLDFNDSTWRELIGRFVRIGEEPLANLTKPLLAAPREPDEAGVKALQKLFGKYDELKALEDELAKASSEYSSLETIAKSGLSPYIKLRSQKERKQAAEELSETKTKLASLKVTADLSLYDKTREIKSQASKLRMSLRPLEEKRTALQSRLKLVEATLAGELRISSEELNAFYEFFPQANKEKLETVEYYHRSLIGILNDQIDEQAELYKKELGLVNEAIKQIKEKIYSLNESIELDDETYEKNGETVAKIKRLAEQISMFDKTQELKKLKKETGEALKERRPAILGSLASDLNAAFQRNNDFLYPYQDRLAPFFSFKESREGKLGYGFSSQGDNGAGAKSKNLILFDMAILELTALPFVIHDSTVIKQIAYLPVVKMLELYEKTAKLYDRCGDPKQVFFAFDASPAYGQEAVELSDELRVIHLDDGTKALYGYTWNTKKNKKNSEKPQ from the coding sequence GTGCTCATTAGTATATGGTCAGATAAATTCATCGAAGACGAAAAGCAGAGACCGCCCATTATTTTCCACGGTGGACTCAACATGATCGAAGGTGGTGCGAAAGCTGAAAATTCCATTGGAAAATCAACGGTGCTATATATCATTGATTTCGTTTTTGCCGGTAAGGATTTTTTGACAACGGATACCATTACACTTCCGCAAGCTGTAGGGCACCATACGATTTACTTCACGCTCAAATTCGGCGAAGACTACTACTATCTTTCGCGTGATACGTTGCGCCATGGGTTTATCAGTATTTATGCCGATGACACGTATCAGGAGAAGTCCGGCGAGTGGACGATCGATGACTATAAATTATTTTTAGCCGAGCAATATGGCCTGGATTTCAATGATTCCACATGGCGTGAATTAATCGGTCGCTTTGTACGCATCGGAGAAGAACCTCTTGCCAATTTGACTAAACCTTTACTTGCAGCTCCTCGAGAACCTGATGAGGCGGGAGTAAAAGCACTTCAAAAACTATTCGGAAAATACGATGAGCTTAAAGCCTTAGAAGACGAACTGGCAAAAGCCTCCAGTGAGTATTCCAGCTTGGAGACGATTGCAAAAAGCGGACTTAGTCCGTATATAAAGCTGCGTTCCCAAAAAGAACGAAAACAAGCAGCCGAAGAGTTAAGCGAAACAAAAACGAAGCTCGCAAGCTTAAAGGTGACCGCCGATTTATCTTTATATGATAAGACCAGAGAAATTAAATCGCAGGCTTCAAAACTGCGCATGAGCTTAAGACCACTGGAAGAAAAAAGAACGGCTCTTCAAAGTAGGCTAAAACTTGTCGAGGCTACGTTGGCGGGAGAACTCAGGATAAGCAGTGAGGAGTTAAATGCTTTTTATGAGTTCTTTCCTCAAGCGAACAAAGAAAAATTAGAGACAGTCGAATATTATCATCGCTCTCTCATCGGAATATTAAATGATCAGATTGATGAACAGGCAGAGCTTTACAAAAAAGAGCTTGGCCTTGTCAATGAGGCGATCAAACAAATTAAGGAGAAAATTTACTCGCTCAATGAATCAATTGAACTGGACGATGAAACCTATGAGAAAAATGGTGAGACCGTCGCAAAGATAAAGCGTCTTGCGGAACAAATATCTATGTTTGACAAGACGCAGGAACTGAAGAAGCTCAAAAAAGAAACCGGAGAAGCACTGAAGGAAAGACGGCCTGCCATTCTCGGAAGTCTGGCAAGCGACTTGAATGCCGCATTCCAAAGGAACAATGACTTTCTTTACCCGTATCAAGATCGCCTCGCACCATTTTTCTCTTTCAAAGAATCCAGAGAAGGAAAACTTGGCTATGGTTTTTCTTCCCAAGGCGATAACGGAGCCGGTGCAAAATCAAAGAATCTGATTTTGTTTGACATGGCGATTTTGGAATTGACAGCACTTCCTTTCGTTATCCATGATTCTACGGTCATCAAGCAGATTGCTTATTTGCCGGTTGTTAAAATGTTAGAGCTATACGAGAAGACAGCAAAATTATATGATCGTTGCGGCGATCCGAAACAAGTATTCTTTGCCTTTGATGCTTCCCCTGCCTATGGACAAGAAGCGGTTGAATTATCTGATGAGTTACGTGTCATTCATCTTGATGATGGGACCAAAGCCTTATATGGATACACATGGAATACCAAGAAAAACAAGAAGAATAGTGAAAAACCGCAATAG
- a CDS encoding helix-turn-helix transcriptional regulator, with the protein MKLSYNKLWKRLIDLNWTKEDLRKKTKISSTTLAKLNRGDNVTTDILLRICEVLSCDLNDIVETVHEDPAEPTPQNDGKLAD; encoded by the coding sequence ATGAAACTCTCTTATAACAAATTATGGAAAAGGCTAATCGATCTTAACTGGACAAAAGAAGATTTGCGAAAGAAAACAAAGATTAGCTCCACGACACTTGCAAAACTCAATCGCGGCGACAACGTTACAACGGACATTTTACTGAGAATTTGTGAGGTTCTCAGCTGCGATTTAAACGACATCGTTGAAACCGTTCATGAGGATCCTGCAGAGCCTACACCACAGAATGACGGCAAACTTGCCGATTAA
- a CDS encoding MBL fold metallo-hydrolase encodes MSKKATEFQLKIMSRGYRGKGIFKPINTGRIDEHVRCVREYAANIFFYTKGNETIMLDAGYNYPRLKEKMKWLDLDPAKIKDILITHQDTDHVGAVEEDSDGLFRHAHLYIGEIENRYLTGEVRRKVSFGLYKLPQVVIKNEKTLLKDGDIFSIGDIRIECFLVPGHTWGHLVYLIDDAYVFLGDTIWLGYDGGYSFINALAENNKLAIRSLATLKAKLEERNSRPMFITGHTGYSRDFDFVFRHTDKACNAFCKQKPVDPAAPYDSYDESDDTSEGAQGGFLPEAAQYGGKQ; translated from the coding sequence ATGTCTAAGAAAGCTACAGAATTTCAATTAAAAATCATGTCAAGAGGCTACCGTGGCAAAGGCATCTTCAAGCCGATCAACACGGGCCGGATTGATGAGCATGTGCGCTGCGTGCGGGAGTATGCCGCCAATATCTTCTTTTACACCAAAGGCAATGAGACCATCATGCTTGATGCCGGCTACAACTATCCGCGGTTGAAAGAGAAGATGAAATGGCTGGATCTGGACCCGGCCAAGATCAAAGATATTCTTATCACCCATCAGGATACCGATCATGTCGGTGCGGTGGAAGAGGACAGCGACGGTCTTTTCAGACATGCCCATCTCTACATCGGAGAAATTGAAAATCGTTATTTGACGGGTGAGGTACGCCGCAAGGTAAGCTTCGGGCTCTACAAGCTTCCGCAGGTTGTCATCAAAAATGAAAAAACGCTGCTGAAAGACGGCGATATCTTTTCTATCGGAGATATCCGCATCGAATGCTTCTTAGTGCCGGGCCACACTTGGGGACATCTGGTGTATCTCATTGACGATGCCTATGTGTTCTTGGGTGATACCATCTGGCTGGGCTATGACGGCGGCTATAGCTTTATCAATGCCTTAGCAGAAAACAACAAGTTGGCCATTCGCTCTCTTGCTACTTTGAAGGCAAAGCTTGAAGAACGAAACTCGCGTCCGATGTTCATTACCGGACATACGGGTTACAGCCGCGACTTCGACTTTGTCTTTCGTCATACCGATAAAGCGTGTAATGCTTTTTGCAAACAAAAGCCCGTTGATCCTGCGGCGCCCTATGACAGCTACGACGAAAGCGATGACACCTCAGAAGGTGCGCAGGGTGGTTTTTTGCCGGAAGCTGCACAGTATGGAGGTAAACAATGA
- a CDS encoding class I SAM-dependent methyltransferase, with the protein MKQKENRDNKSFWDRIAKLYTRIQEKGNKQLYETLIKKIEAHLSDEQSVLELGCGTGQLSLPLAPKAKTWLATDFSERMIAEAKKREKSSNLCFCVEDATALSFDSNRFDVVLIANTLHIMPKPKKALEEIHRILKTDGLLIAPTFVAEEKIHRLKLWLMKRIGFHVFHSWKLAEFKAFICQNDFELLQCELLPASPWPECFLVARKINGTMGKGSDFKEV; encoded by the coding sequence ATGAAACAAAAAGAAAATCGGGATAATAAAAGCTTCTGGGATCGCATTGCCAAGCTCTATACGCGAATACAGGAAAAAGGAAACAAACAACTCTATGAGACATTAATCAAGAAAATCGAAGCACATTTGTCGGATGAGCAATCTGTGCTGGAGCTGGGATGTGGCACTGGACAGCTTAGCCTTCCGCTTGCGCCAAAGGCAAAAACATGGCTTGCTACAGATTTCTCAGAACGCATGATTGCAGAGGCAAAGAAAAGAGAAAAGTCTTCAAATCTTTGCTTTTGCGTGGAAGATGCGACAGCACTTTCCTTTGACAGCAATCGCTTTGATGTTGTGCTTATAGCTAATACGCTGCACATTATGCCAAAGCCAAAAAAGGCCTTAGAAGAAATTCATCGCATTCTTAAAACAGATGGCTTACTGATCGCACCCACCTTTGTCGCTGAAGAAAAGATCCATCGACTCAAGCTGTGGCTGATGAAAAGAATCGGATTTCATGTTTTTCACAGCTGGAAACTTGCAGAATTTAAAGCATTTATCTGCCAAAACGATTTTGAACTCCTGCAATGCGAACTTCTACCGGCCAGTCCTTGGCCAGAGTGTTTTTTAGTGGCCAGAAAAATCAATGGCACCATGGGCAAAGGGAGCGATTTCAAGGAGGTGTGA
- a CDS encoding alpha/beta hydrolase, with protein MRTSTGQSLARVFFSGQKNQWHHGQRERFQGGVIMVIHDINQNKREVILLIHPMNFSGKMMMDSMAKELGCEYLYIVPDLSGHGEAKDDPYVSTAEEAATLAHYLKEHDLCTIKLAFGASLGGGVLFELLQDQSLHFQKLFFEGTSFCEQAGLLSKMLEHVFLSKQKKARQDPKPLIDKVAKRYGIYANMLFDTLVTMDKQSIKNIVYDCGHIRLPHLSEDTKQDTIFSYGDKNLNVGHARRSIKKHYPKEKLKIWQGYGHCEEMTQNTVAYMAFVKGCVD; from the coding sequence ATGCGAACTTCTACCGGCCAGTCCTTGGCCAGAGTGTTTTTTAGTGGCCAGAAAAATCAATGGCACCATGGGCAAAGGGAGCGATTTCAAGGAGGTGTGATCATGGTGATTCATGACATCAATCAGAACAAGCGAGAAGTTATCCTCCTCATCCATCCGATGAATTTTTCCGGCAAAATGATGATGGATAGCATGGCAAAAGAGCTGGGATGTGAGTATCTCTATATTGTGCCCGACCTTTCCGGACATGGAGAGGCAAAAGACGATCCTTATGTAAGTACAGCTGAGGAAGCAGCCACGCTTGCCCATTACTTAAAAGAGCATGATCTCTGCACCATAAAACTTGCCTTTGGCGCTTCATTGGGCGGCGGCGTTCTTTTTGAACTGCTCCAAGATCAAAGCCTACACTTTCAAAAACTGTTCTTTGAAGGGACCAGCTTTTGTGAACAAGCCGGACTTCTATCAAAAATGCTGGAGCATGTGTTTCTGAGCAAACAAAAGAAGGCGCGGCAAGATCCAAAACCGCTGATTGATAAGGTCGCCAAACGCTATGGGATCTATGCGAACATGCTGTTTGATACGCTTGTTACGATGGACAAGCAGAGTATCAAAAATATTGTTTATGATTGCGGACATATCCGCTTGCCACATTTATCGGAGGATACGAAGCAAGATACCATCTTTTCTTATGGGGATAAGAATCTGAATGTCGGACATGCAAGAAGAAGCATCAAGAAACATTATCCCAAGGAAAAATTAAAAATCTGGCAAGGCTATGGACACTGCGAAGAAATGACACAAAACACAGTGGCCTATATGGCTTTTGTAAAAGGATGTGTGGATTAA
- a CDS encoding TnpV protein, which translates to MQGCSSDVDQRAKSLFEQAVKSFAEQEQITEKLKTENMMLGVQKMNNLRHRATEIVNEQMIYN; encoded by the coding sequence ATACAAGGATGTTCTAGTGATGTAGACCAACGAGCAAAATCTTTATTTGAACAAGCAGTAAAATCATTTGCCGAGCAGGAGCAGATTACAGAAAAACTTAAGACTGAAAATATGATGTTGGGGGTGCAGAAAATGAATAATCTTCGCCACCGAGCAACAGAAATTGTTAATGAACAAATGATATATAACTGA
- a CDS encoding glutaredoxin codes for MTYVLYKKDSCPFCQKVLRFMDENKVEGIETKDIVEDPANKEFLIEKGGKNQVPCLFIDGKPLYESDDIIAYIKEHLLDGKAVESDSADSGMCPF; via the coding sequence ATGACATACGTATTATACAAAAAAGACAGCTGTCCCTTCTGCCAGAAGGTGCTGCGCTTTATGGATGAAAACAAGGTAGAAGGTATTGAAACCAAAGACATTGTAGAAGATCCCGCCAATAAAGAATTCCTTATTGAAAAGGGTGGGAAGAATCAGGTCCCCTGCCTTTTTATCGACGGAAAGCCGCTCTATGAGTCGGATGACATCATTGCCTATATCAAGGAACATTTGCTGGATGGCAAAGCGGTTGAGTCGGACAGTGCCGATTCCGGTATGTGTCCGTTTTAG
- a CDS encoding QueT transporter family protein: protein MTKFHFNARFLARQGIIAALYALLTFSGMGVAYGPIQFRYSEVLTWLAFYDPKNIFGLSVGCFLANMTSTYGLLDMVVGTAGTLFSGLCMSRVRSKPLAALFPAVFGFLYSAEAAWVGEIPWGLFPEVTFYIFLSQFLIVGVIGYPLTAFAEKSVVFYRIVRDDSMRPVKNFPAEKGEPAPKIS from the coding sequence ATGACAAAATTTCATTTCAATGCGCGCTTCCTAGCGCGACAAGGGATCATTGCGGCGCTGTATGCCCTGTTGACTTTTTCCGGCATGGGCGTTGCGTATGGACCCATTCAGTTTCGCTATTCCGAAGTGCTTACTTGGCTTGCTTTCTACGATCCGAAAAATATTTTCGGACTTTCCGTCGGCTGCTTTCTTGCCAATATGACAAGCACCTATGGTCTCCTGGACATGGTCGTCGGAACCGCCGGCACTCTTTTTTCCGGTCTTTGTATGAGCCGCGTGCGCTCCAAGCCGTTGGCGGCATTGTTCCCCGCCGTGTTCGGTTTTCTCTATAGTGCCGAGGCTGCATGGGTCGGTGAAATTCCTTGGGGACTCTTTCCCGAGGTGACCTTCTATATTTTTCTGTCGCAGTTTCTGATTGTCGGAGTCATTGGCTATCCGCTCACCGCATTTGCCGAGAAAAGTGTCGTATTTTACCGCATCGTACGGGACGATTCCATGCGCCCCGTAAAGAATTTCCCGGCGGAAAAAGGCGAACCTGCTCCGAAAATCTCGTGA
- a CDS encoding ROK family glucokinase: protein MKVAIGIDVGGTSIKFGLFSREGELLGKSSMPTEVENGAFVTFDRMRDRVHRIIDDSTVEAADLVGVGIGVPGPVREENFVPHCVNLQWKEVAVATEMQRRLRVPVRVENDANVAALGESWQGIGRGLKNLVLITLGTGVGGGIIANGHILSGAHGAGGEIGHMPLLERPLARRCNCGGNTCLELVCSATGIVARTQEKLREDSAAAASCILQRKSGWDAKTVFEVAAAGDALAVEIVRETGTYLGRACALIASVCDPELFAIGGGVSAAGDLLLEPTRRAYRACAFSACVETPLQIAALGNDAGIYGAARLALQAAEEKEGAETC from the coding sequence ATGAAGGTAGCCATAGGAATTGACGTGGGCGGCACGTCCATTAAATTCGGATTGTTCAGTAGAGAAGGCGAACTGCTTGGCAAATCGTCGATGCCGACCGAAGTGGAAAACGGCGCCTTCGTCACCTTTGATCGCATGCGTGATCGCGTACACCGGATCATCGACGATTCCACCGTAGAAGCGGCGGACCTCGTCGGTGTGGGCATCGGGGTTCCGGGCCCGGTGCGCGAGGAAAATTTTGTGCCGCATTGTGTCAATCTGCAATGGAAGGAAGTTGCCGTTGCAACGGAGATGCAGCGCCGCCTGCGGGTGCCCGTGCGCGTAGAAAACGATGCCAATGTCGCGGCCTTAGGGGAATCTTGGCAGGGAATTGGACGCGGCTTAAAAAATTTAGTGCTTATTACCCTGGGTACGGGTGTCGGCGGCGGCATTATTGCGAATGGGCATATTTTATCCGGCGCCCACGGCGCGGGCGGTGAAATCGGTCACATGCCGCTATTAGAAAGACCGCTGGCGCGTCGTTGCAATTGCGGTGGAAATACCTGTTTGGAATTGGTTTGTTCCGCAACGGGGATTGTCGCTCGCACACAGGAAAAACTTCGGGAAGATTCCGCAGCAGCGGCATCCTGTATTTTGCAGAGGAAAAGCGGATGGGATGCCAAGACGGTATTTGAAGTGGCAGCTGCCGGAGATGCACTTGCCGTTGAAATTGTCCGCGAAACGGGGACTTACCTCGGGCGCGCCTGTGCGCTGATTGCTTCGGTGTGCGATCCCGAACTCTTTGCCATCGGCGGCGGGGTGTCGGCGGCGGGCGATCTGCTTTTGGAACCGACGCGTCGCGCTTACCGCGCTTGCGCTTTTTCTGCCTGCGTCGAGACGCCCCTGCAGATCGCCGCATTGGGCAACGATGCCGGAATTTACGGCGCCGCTCGGTTGGCGCTGCAGGCAGCGGAAGAAAAGGAAGGAGCCGAGACGTGCTGA